Proteins found in one Pseudochaenichthys georgianus chromosome 13, fPseGeo1.2, whole genome shotgun sequence genomic segment:
- the psph gene encoding phosphoserine phosphatase: MLKLLLVPYQRFSQHTMATLSDMKEVFRRADAVCFDVDSTVIKEEGIDELAKFCGVGDAVTEMTRKAMGGSMSFKTALIERLSIIRCSREQVNKLLTDHPPQLTPGISELVDRLHQRGIKVYLISGGFRCIVEHVATQLNIPLHHVYANRLKFYFNGEYAGFDESQPTAEGGGKGKVISMLKEQNGFENVVMIGDGATDLEACPPANAFIGFGGNVIRPQVKEKSLWYVTSFRELLKELEHI; the protein is encoded by the exons ATGCTAAAGCTGCTGTTAGTGCCTTACCAACGCTTCTCCCAACA cACAATGGCAACACTTTCAGATATGAAGGAAGTCTTCCGGAGAGCAGATGCTGTCTGTTTCGACGTGGACAGCACAGTCATCAAAGAAGAAGGCATAGATGAACTTGCCAAATTTTGCGGTGTGGGGGATGCAGTCACTGAAAT GACGCGCAAAGCTATGGGCGGCTCAATGTCATTCAAAACAGCCCTGATTGAGCGTCTATCCATCATCCGATGTTCAAGAGAACAAGTGAACAAACTGTTAACAGACCATCCACCCCAGCTGACTCCAGGTATAAG TGAGCTTGTGGACCGCCTGCACCAGCGTGGCATCAAGGTGTACCTCATCTCAGGGGGCTTCCGCTGCATCGTTGAACACGTGGCCACTCAGCTAAACATTCCTCTTCATCATGTTTACGCCAACCGGCTCAAGTTCTACTTCAATG GAGAGTATGCTGGCTTTGATGAGAGCCAGCCCACTGCTGAGGGTGGTGGAAAAGGGAAAGTCATCAGTATgttgaaggaacaaaatggTTTCGAGAATGTGGTGATGATCGGAGATGGGGCCACAGATCTAGAGGCATGCCCTCCTGCT AACGCCTTCATTGGATTTGGTGGTAATGTCATCAGGCCGCAGGTTAAGGAGAAGTCCTTGTGGTACGTGACAAGTTTTAGGGAGCTGCTAAAGGAACTAGAACATATTTAA
- the nipsnap2 gene encoding protein NipSnap homolog 2 has product MATGVLHRVCGSLGRAKNRAPTAGQLVVLSRGFETSSSRNSQDSWFKSLFVRKVDPRKDAHANLLTKNEESNLYKIQFHNVKPECLDAYNKLCEEVLPSIHADKYYPCELVGTWNTWYGEQDQAVHLWRYRGGYPALTDVMSKLKQNKEFTEYRKERGKMLMSRRNQLLLEFSFWNEPVPREGPNIYELRSYQLRPGTMIEWGNYWARAIGYRQHNSEAVGGFFSQIGNLYMVHHLWAYKDLQTREETRNGAWQQEGWDEVVYYTVPLIQHMDSRIMIPTKASPLK; this is encoded by the exons ATGGCGACTGGAGTCCTTCACAGAGTTTGCGGGAGCCTGGGTCGGGCTAAAAACAGGGCACCGACAGCGGGACAGCTCGTCGTGTTGAGCAG GGGATTTGAAACGTCAAGCAGCAGAAACAGTCAGGACAGCTGGTTTAAATCACTGTTTGTGAGGAAAGTGGATCCCAGGAAAGATGCACACGCTAACCTACTGACCAAAAATGAGGAAAGCAACCTGTACAAAATTCAGT TCCATAATGTCAAGCCAGAGTGCCTGGATGCATACAACAAACTCTG TGAGGAGGTTTTGCCCTCCATCCACGCTGATAAGTACTACCCCTGTGAGCTGGTGGGCACCTGGAACACCTGGTATGGAGAACAAGACCAGGCTG TTCATCTGTGGCGTTACAGAGGGGGATACCCGGCTCTGACGGATGTGATGAGCAAGCTGAAGCAGAACAAG GAGTTCACAGAGTACAGGAAGGAGCGGGGCAAGATGCTGATGTCTCGCAGGAACCAGCTTCTGCTAGAGTTCAGCTTCTGGAACGAGCCCGTCCCCCGAGAGGGCCCCAACATCTACGAGCTGCGGTCCTACCAGCTCAGG cCAGGAACCATGATCGAGTGGGGTAATTACTG GGCCAGAGCCATCGGATATCGCCAGCACAACAGTGAGGCTGTGGGGGGGTTCTTCTCACAGATCGGAAACCTCTACATGGTTCATCACCTCTGGG CTTACAAAGACCTTCAGACCAGAGAAGAGACGAGGAACGGCGCCTGGCAGCAGGAGGGCTGGGACGAGGTGGTATATTACACAG TTCCTCTCATTCAACACATGGATTCCAGGATTATGATCCCGACTAAGGCTTCCCCGTTGAAGTAA